Sequence from the Fusobacterium sp. FSA-380-WT-3A genome:
TAAATTAAGAGTTCCTACTAGCCAATTATATACATTTACAATAGAAGCTTTAGGAGGAAACCCTGTTGCAATGCCATATCCAGATACATATGCAGCTATTCAACAAGGTGTAATTGATGGTGTTGAAGGTTCAATATTAACTTACTATGGAACTAAACAATATGAAAACGTAAAAGAATACTCTCTAACAAAACACCTTTTAGGAGTTTCAGCAGTTTGTATTTCTACAAAAGTTTGGGATAGTTTAACAGATGAGCAAAGAACAATATTACAAGAAGAGTTTGATGCAGGAGCACAAGACAACTTAGAGCAAACTATAAAATTAGAAAAAGAATATGAGGAAAAATTAAAAGAATTAGGTGTTAGATTCTATGAAGTTGATGGAGAAGCATTTAATAAAGCTGTTGCACCAGTATATTCTAAATTCCCTAAATGGACTCCTGGAATCTATGAAGAAATAATGAAAGAATTAACTCAAATAAGAGAAGATATAAAAAACGGTAAATAAAATTATAGTATTTATAATAGGGGAGAAGTCCCCTATTATAAATTTTATGAAAAATCAGAGGTGAGAGATGAGAGATTTTTTAAAAAAGTTTGAATTATATCTTGGAAGCATTTTCATTGCTATAACTACAATAGTAGTAGTGATGAATGTATTTACAAGATATGTATTAAAATTCACATATTTTTGGGCTGAGGAAATAGCAGTAGGTTGCTTTGTATGGACTATATTTTTAGGAACTGCTGCAGCATACAGAGAAAAAGCGTTGATTGGTGTAGAAGCTATTGTAGTTTTACTTCCAAAAAAAGTTAGAAAAATAGTTGAATTTTTAGTATACATATTATTATTTGGATTAAGTAGTTTGATGTTTTATTTTAGTTATACATATGTATCATCATCTTCTAAAATAA
This genomic interval carries:
- a CDS encoding TRAP transporter small permease; the protein is MRDFLKKFELYLGSIFIAITTIVVVMNVFTRYVLKFTYFWAEEIAVGCFVWTIFLGTAAAYREKALIGVEAIVVLLPKKVRKIVEFLVYILLFGLSSLMFYFSYTYVSSSSKITAALEISYAYINSSIIISFGLMSLYSLLFVIESFKKLIKDKE